AGCGCGCCACGGCATCCTGAACGCCTACGACGAGAAGTACCGCCCGGAAATGCACTCCGTGGAGCGCACACTGGTCCTGGAACAGATCGACAGCGCGTGGAAGACGCACCTTCTGGTGATGGACAACCTGCGCAGCGGCGTCGGCCTGGCCGGGTACGCGCAAGAAGACCCGAAGATCGTGTACAAGCGCGAGGGGATGCAGGAGTTCGACAAGATGTGGGCCGGCATCCGCGACCGCGCGACGGAGTCGGTGTTCCGCATGGAAGAAATGGGCGACGAAGAAGCGCAGGCCGCGCTGTGGGCCGGCGCCCGAGCCACCCACGCGGCCGCGATCTCCGCGACCCAGGCCCGCCAAGCGCAAATCGATTCGAGCGAGCAGCAAACGAACGCGGGCGGCGAGGGCAAGAAGGTGGAGCCGATCCGCAACGAAGGAAAGAAAGTGGGGCGCAACGATCCGTGCCCGTGCGGGAGCGGCAAGAAGTACAAGAACTGCCACATGAAGATGGAAGCCGGCAAGAAGTAAGGCGCGAGTTTTAGCTGCGCAACGTGAAGCTCGAAAACAGCGGCCGGGTTCCACCCCGGCCGCTGTTGCACCTCGCCGGGAACGGATTCCCAATGCTCCTCAATCTCGTCTACCTGCTCGCGCTCGCGACCCTCTCACCGTGGTTAGTGTGGCGCGCATTCGCCACCGGCCGGTACCGCCGTGAACTCGTTGCCAAGTTCCTCGGTCGGGTGAGCGTACATAACCCCACGAAAAAGCGCGTCGCGTGGTTCCACGCGGTCAGCGTGGGCGAAGTGAACCTACTCGACACACTCGTGCCCCAATTCCGCAAGCGCCACCCGGACTGGCTCGTCGTCGTCTCGTCCACCACCGACACCGGTCTCGCGGAAGCGCGCAAGCGGTTCGCCGAACTCGATGTGATCGCGTGGCCGTTCGACTTCACCTGGGCCGTCGCGACCGCGCTCGACGCGGTGAACCCCTCGCTCGTCGTTCTCACCGAGAGCGAACTCTGGCCGAACTTCCTCGCCGCCGCGAACGCGCGCAATGTTCCCGTGGTCGTGGTGAACGCGCGCCTCAGCCCGCGGAGCTTCCGGCGCCTGAAGCGCGTCGCGGGCCTCGCGCGGCGACTACTGTTCCGCCACGTCACGCGGTTCGCGGTGCAAGAGGCCGAGTACACCGACCGCCTTCAGCAACTCGGCGTACCGCTCGCGAAACTCGTCACCACGGGATCGATCAAGTACGACGGTGCCGCGGGCGAGCGCGACACGCCCAAAACGCGCGCGCTGGGGCGCGAGATCGGGCTTGGGGAACCTTTCCCCACGGGTTTCCCCAGTGCCCCCCTTCGGTCAGAGAAACGGGAGGAGCAAAGACAACCTACCCCCCCGTCCCCCCTCGCTCCTTGTGAAGGGGAACCCCCTGCGGGTTCCCCCTGTAACCCCCTCCTGTCAGGGAAGGGGGCAGGCCCTTCGCGATCCACAGATGGTGCGCGAGACGCAGAGATTTCGCACGTCAGCACCCCCTTCCCTTCAGGGAGGGGGGACGGGGGGGTAGGTTCTTCTCTCGTCCTCCTCGCGGGCAGCACGCACGCACCTGAAGAGTCACTCGTCCTCGACGCCTTCGCGCGCCTGCGCACTCGTTTCCCGTCTCTGCGACTCATCCTCGTTCCGCGCCACCCGGACCGCTTTGAAGAAGTCGCCCGTTTGGTCGAAGCGTCGCAATTGCCGTTCGTGCGCCGGAGCCGAATCACCGCACCGCTAGCCGAAATGCCCGCGGTGGTGGTGCTCGACACGGTGGGCGAACTCGGGGCCGCGTGGGGACTGGCAGACGTGGGGTTCACCGGCGGAAGTCTCGATGGCAAGCGCGGCGGGCAGAGCATGATCGAGCCGGCCGGGTATGGTGTGCCGTGCGTGTTCGGCCCGCATATTTGGAATTTCCGCGACGCCGCCCGGCGGTTAGTGGAGGTCGGCGGGGCCGCAATGGTGAAGGACGCGACCGAGTTGGAAGCCGAACTCGCGAAGCTCATTGCCGATACCGAACTCCGGTCGCAAATGGGTAATGCAGCACGCGAACTCGTGCGCCGGCAACAGGGCGCGACCGCACGCACGCTCGATGTACTCGGCTCCGTAATCACTTCTCGGGCGCTCACTC
The Gemmata palustris DNA segment above includes these coding regions:
- a CDS encoding 3-deoxy-D-manno-octulosonic acid transferase produces the protein MLLNLVYLLALATLSPWLVWRAFATGRYRRELVAKFLGRVSVHNPTKKRVAWFHAVSVGEVNLLDTLVPQFRKRHPDWLVVVSSTTDTGLAEARKRFAELDVIAWPFDFTWAVATALDAVNPSLVVLTESELWPNFLAAANARNVPVVVVNARLSPRSFRRLKRVAGLARRLLFRHVTRFAVQEAEYTDRLQQLGVPLAKLVTTGSIKYDGAAGERDTPKTRALGREIGLGEPFPTGFPSAPLRSEKREEQRQPTPPSPLAPCEGEPPAGSPCNPLLSGKGAGPSRSTDGARDAEISHVSTPFPSGRGDGGVGSSLVLLAGSTHAPEESLVLDAFARLRTRFPSLRLILVPRHPDRFEEVARLVEASQLPFVRRSRITAPLAEMPAVVVLDTVGELGAAWGLADVGFTGGSLDGKRGGQSMIEPAGYGVPCVFGPHIWNFRDAARRLVEVGGAAMVKDATELEAELAKLIADTELRSQMGNAARELVRRQQGATARTLDVLGSVITSRALTRAA